A stretch of the Halictus rubicundus isolate RS-2024b chromosome 16, iyHalRubi1_principal, whole genome shotgun sequence genome encodes the following:
- the LOC143362012 gene encoding A disintegrin and metalloproteinase with thrombospondin motifs like, with translation MATLIYLSLSILPVIHSFKIHELMTADEVMGIFHTTHDSVPDYEVVSMLYSINAIHENGTRKMYMNTFNHDIELTLNPTEGYLASEDTPLWTVESNKQSPEGLQYTLIPNALKDIGTPMQDEKSGAAVLVTSESEKFPTFDGFLPWNLVIRSLPRRVIRLLYEKDGWFESHFDQMATIETLMYTYHHIVYEKIPEKNYDSFKITNPLTNTYPIPEVVYPEVLVVIDYDLYSMLGKNIDQAKRYIVAFWNGVDLRYRALTKPKVRLNIAGIIVGTDLGAVPYIENSRLQTNLVDSDHALHGMATYFYKEKRFPWKMYDMAITTTHLNLCSKLDEHLCDPSTLGYAYVKGACNRNAKTKMSEAVGMAEDNGGFSGIIPVAHELGHLLGAHHDGTAEDSKTCSPNDGYIMTGILQLSENQFKWSNCSINALHKFISGNEAKCLYDEPPKATAIRRLMPGKLMSLDDQCKKVYGGIACKENKSEVCYRLNCEVPESNGLCAAIAAAAEGSSCGTNLICLDGQCVLEGTEVKDERNYAAKMEYGYTSQ, from the exons ATGGCTACACTTATTTATCTTTCTTTGTCTATTTTGCCGGTGATCCATTCGTTTAAG ATTCACGAATTGATGACTGCAGATGAAGTGATGGGAATATTTCATACAACGCACGATTCTG tGCCCGACTACGAAGTTGTGTCGATGCTGTATTCCATAAATGCTATACACGAAAATGGTACCAGAAAAATGTATATGAACACCTTTAATCACGATATTGAACTTACTTTAAATCCTACTGAGGGATACCTTGCCAGTGAAGACACCCCTTTGTGGACTGTCGAATCTAATAAACAATCACCAGAAGGATTGCAGTACACTCTTATACCGAAT GCACTGAAAGATATCGGTACTCCAATGCAAGACGAAAAATCAGGAGCAGCAGTCTTGGTTACATCAGAAAGCGAGAAATTTCCTACTTTT GACGGATTTCTTCCATGGAATTTAGTTATACGTTCTTTACCACGACGCGTTATTCGCCTTTTGTACGAAAAAGACGGATGGTTCGAGTCCCATTTCGATCAAATGGCAACAATAGAAACTCTAATGTACACTTATCACCATATTGTCTATGAGAAAATTCCGGAGAAAAATTACGATAGCTTTA AGATTACAAATCCACTGACTAACACATACCCAATACCAGAAGTAGTGTATCCAGAAGTTTTAGTAGTCATTGATTATGATCTATATTC GATGCTGGGCAAGAATATTGACCAAGCTAAACGATATATTGTTGCGTTCTGGAACGGAGTTGATTTACGATATCGCGCATTAACGAAGCCAAAAGTGCGACTGAATATCGCTGGTATCATTGTAGGAACG GATTTGGGAGCAGTTCCATACATTGAGAACAGCCGTCTGCAAACGAACTTGGTGGATTCCGATCATGCTTTGCATGGTATGGCAACTTATTTCTACAAAGAAAAAAGATTCCCGTGGAAAATGTACGACATGGCAATTACAACGACGCA TTTGAATTTATGCAGTAAACTAGACGAACATTTATGCGATCCGTCGACATTAG gTTACGCTTATGTAAAAGGCGCGTGCAATAGGAACGCTAAAACAAAAATGTCAGAGGCTGTTGGAATGGCAGAAGATAATGGTGGTTTCAGTGGCATTATACCAGTAGCACACGAGCTGGGGCATCT aTTGGGAGCCCACCATGACGGTACTGCAGAGGATTCTAAAACCTGTTCCCCAAACGATGGGTACATCATGACAGGAATTCTGCAGTTAAGCGAAAATCAATTCAAATGGTCTAATTGCAGTATAAATGCTCTTCACAAATTTATCAG tggAAACGAAGCAAAATGCCTCTATGATGAGCCACCGAAAGCTACCGCGATAAGACGTCTCATGCCTGGAAAATTAATGTCTCTTGACGATCAATGTAAGAAAGTTTATGGCGGTATCGCGTGTAAA GAAAACAAATCCGAGGTTTGCTATCGATTGAATTGCGAAGTTCCTGAGAGTAATGGCTTGTGTGCAGCGATTGCAGCAGCAGCAGAGGGTTCCTCTTGTGGAACTAATCTT ATATGCCTTGATGGCCAGTGTGTATTGGAAGGAACAGAAGTCAAAGATGAAAGAAATTATGCAGCAAAAATGGAGTATGGGTATACTTCACAGTGA
- the LOC143362347 gene encoding homologous-pairing protein 2 homolog: MTDIVYKFMKVQNRPYSINDIVCNLHNEYGKTSVQKAVDKLVAEGKVFEKVYGKQKVYCLVQDSNLDVHELMRIDKELQAHANEVESKHQELEKEIKVQEALLISIKSSITIDEAKKRRDELKQNVMVFTNKLDELMASSGTEDLAESRRKAEKALNEYSREYSKRKRLCTEILDCILESYPGSKTELYEEIGIEPKIL, translated from the exons ATGACAGACATTGTATATAAATTTATGAAAGTGCAGAACAGGCCTTACAGTATTAATGACATAGTATGTAATCTACACAATGAATATGGTAAAACTTCTGTACAAAAAGCTGTAGACAAATTAGTGGCTGAAGGAAAAGTATTTGAGAAA GTCTATGGGAAACAAAAGGTTTATTGCCTAGTGCAGGATTCAAATTTGGATGTACACGAATTGATGAGAATAGATAAAGAATTACAGGCACATGCCAATGAGGTTGAAAGCAAACATCAGGAATTGGAGAAAGAAATTAAAGTTCAAGAAGCCTTATTGATATCTATAAAATCTAGTATCACAATTGATGAAGCTAAAAAAAGGAGAGATGAGCTCAAACAGAATGTTATGGTATTCACAAACAAATTAGATGAACTGATGGCATCGAGTGGCACTGAAGATTTGGCTGAATCTAGAAGAAAAGCAGAGAAAGCATTGAATGAGTATTCACGCGAGTATAGTAAACGAAAACGTTTATGTACCGAAATTTTAGATTGCATACTGGAAAGCTATCCTGGTAGTAAAACTGAGTTATATGAGGAAATAGGTATAGAACCAAAAATTCTTTAG
- the Vps45 gene encoding vacuolar protein sorting 45, producing MNLVVALKFYITRMTEESGPGMKVLLMDKQTTSIVSLLYSKWEIFMKEVYLFERIDTNGRNEGLKHLKCIVFIRPTKENIELLCNELRCPKYGTYYIYFSNIIAKADIKLLAENDEQEVVKEVHEYYADYLAISPHLFSLGITGCSQGLLWNPVHLHRTILGIISVLLSIKKCPYIRYQSSSEMAKRLAEKVREVLSKESNSFIFRQDTSPVLLILDRRDDPVTPLLNQWTYQAMVHELITINNNRVNLSHVKGIPKELKEVVLSAEHDEFYANNLYHNFGEIGQTIKELMEEFQKKVKKHQKVESISDMKNFLETYPLFKKLSGTVSKHVTVVGELSSLVERHHLLQVSELEQELSCQNDHSMQLQKIRELINSKQIREIDMTRLVMLYALHYEKHTSNNISGLISLLNNKGVPEKNVNLVRSILEYSGINTRRNNLFDRESVAKITKKLFKGLSGIDNIYTQHTPLLHETLEDLIKGKLSPQSFPYLGDTIISKRPQDIIVFMIGGTTYEESLTVYNLNKQNPAVKIVLGGTNVHNSQSFLEEVQCATSGILSKYKNNNN from the exons atgaatttggTTGTTGCATTAAAGTTTTACATTACACGAATGACAGAAGAAAGTGGACCTGGCATGAAAGTTCTTTTGATGGATAAACAAACg ACAAGTATAGTAAGTTTGTTATACAGCAAATGGGAAATCTTTATGAAGGAAGTTTATCTGTTCGAAAGAATAGATACGAATGGTCGAAACGAAGGATTAAAACATTTGAAATGTATAGTGTTCATAAGACCAacgaaagaaaatattgaattattatgTAATGAATTAAGATGTCCTAAGTATGGAACATATTATATTT ATTTTAGTAACATTATTGCAAAAGCTGATATTAAGCTTCTGGCTGAAAACGATGAACAAGAGGTGGTAAAAGAAGTACATGAATACTACGCAGATTATTTAGCGATCAGTCCACATTTATTTTCTCTTGGAATCACTGGCTGTTCGCAAg GTTTACTATGGAATCCAGTACACTTGCATCGAACTATCTTAGGCATAATTTCCGTTTTActatcaattaaaaaatgtcctTACATACGCTATCAAAGTAGCTCAGAAATGGCAAAAAGACTAGCGGAAAAAGTACGAGAAGTTTTGAGTAAAGAATCAAATTCATTTATCTTCAGACAAGACACAAGCCCAGTTCTACTTATATTGGACAGAAGAGATGATCCTGTTACACCATTATTAAATCAATGGACGTACCAAGCAATGGTTCATGAATTGATAACTATTAACAACAACCGTGTTAATTTATCACACGTGAAGGGTATTCCTAAAGAATTGAAGGAAGTTGTTCTTAGTGCAGAACACGATGAGTTCTATGCAAAC AATTTATATCACAATTTTGGCGAAATCGGGCAAACGATAAAAGAACTCATGGAAGAATTTCAAAAGAAAGTTAAGAAACACCAAAAAGTGGAAAGTATAAGTGACATGAAAAACTTTTTAGAAACTTATCCTCTGTTTAAAAAACTGTCTGGTACAGTGTCAAAGCATGTGACGGTAGTCGGCGAACTTTCATCACTAGTGGAACGTCATCATTTATTGCAAGTATCAGAGTTGGAACAAGAACTTAGTTGTCAAAATGATCATTCGATGCAG CTTCAAAAGATTAGAGAACTTATTAATAGTAAACAAATTCGAGAAATTGACATGACGAGATTGGTAATGTTGTATGCATTACATTATGAAAAACATACGAGTAACAACATCAGTGGATTGATCAGTTTACTGAACAATAAAGGAGTTCCAGAGAAAAACGTTAAT CTTGTGCGAAGCATTCTAGAATACAGTGGTATTAATACAAGgcgaaacaatttatttgaccGAGAATCAGTAGCCAAGattacgaaaaaattgtttaaaggttTAAGTGGCATAGATAACATATATACTCAGCATACTCCACTGTTGCATGAAACACTGGAGGATTTAATAAAAGGAAAGCTAAGCCCACAGTCGTTTCCATATCTTGGAGACACTATAATATCTAAAAG ACCACAAGACATAATCGTTTTTATGATTGGTGGAACGACGTATGAAGAAAGTTTGACcgtatataatttaaataagcAAAATCCggcagtaaaaattgttttaggtgGTACTAATGTGCATAATTCACAGAGCTTCTTGGAAGAAGTTCAATGTGCTACGTCTGGCATTTTATCAaagtacaaaaataataataattaa